The nucleotide window ACCTTGTGCTACGGAGCTATTGCAAAGGATCAATAAAACTGCCCAGGGTCTGAGAGGACGCCCTGGGGGCAGTGACGCCGGAATTGAGGTGGAGGCAAAGCCTGGACCCAGCAGGCTTCACAAGTCAGGACCGAATAATCCGGCAACTGGAAACCAGGCCAGATACGTCACCGAGAGGAGTCCGAGGCCTCTTTAAgaaggggcgggggcgggagggTGTGGGCATAGCTGGCGGAAGTGCCggaggaaggggtggggccaAGAGAGGGAGGCAAAAGCCGGAAGTCGAGGCCTGTTCTTCGCGTGGTGATGTCGGCCGGTGGGGCTGTGGAGCCTGGGCTCCCGGCGGCGGCTGCCGCTCCCTCGGCCGCCCCGGCTCGGGATCCCGGGCCGGGGCACTTGTTCCGGCCTATCAGTGCTGAGGACGAGGAGCAGCAGCCCACTGAGATCGAGTCGCTGTGTATGAACTGCTACCGCAATGTGAGACGGGGGTGCGGCCGCGGGCGGCTGGAGGGTTGGGCAGAGGCGGGGAGGAGCGGGGGTCGGCGATCCTGCCAGGCTGGCCCAACTGGGGACCTGGGGGCGAGGCAGAGCTTGGGGCTCAGTAGATGGGGGGTTGGGAGTTTCATTGGTACTCTCCTTAACTGTTTTCTGCTTTCTCAGGGCATGACGCGCCTCCTGCTCACCAAGATCcccttcttcagagaaataaTCGTGAGCTCCTTTTCCTGCGAGCACTGTGGCTGGAACAACACGGAGATCCAGTCGGCGGGCAGGATCCAGGACCAGGGAGTGCGCTACACTCTGACTGTCAGGGCTCAGGAGGTGAGAGGGGCCCTGGTGTCCTAGGGAAAGCTTGGGGACTGGAGTCGGAGCTTCGGTCCAGGTGGTCAGACCTCAAATAAATCCACTTAAGtgtccaagcctcagtttcctcctttgtaaaatggcGTTGGTGCCATCATCTGCTCAGGTGCGGTAAGACTTGTGAACATGCTTTGTAAGGTATCAAATGAAGCAGTAGTATCAGAAGGTATCAAATGAGCAGTAGTTTATGAATAGTACTCTAACCAGTTGGGTAGCTGGTTCACATCAAGGTGCTATTCCGCAGGAGCAGTCTGGACTGCCCCTAgtagggagaagaaagaaaacagctggGCTGGGGGCTCCTGTATTGTTAACTTCTGTAGACTGAAGGTTTTTCGTTCTGCCCAGGACATGGACAGAGAAGTAGTGAAGACTGACTCTGCCACCACAAGGATCCCAGAGCTGGATTTTGAAATTCCTGCCTTCAGCCAGAAAGGAGGTATATTTAAGAACAGAGTGTTTGTGCTGTTCATGCCTGGCCTGAATCTTACTGTCTTGCAAAAGTCTTGGTGCCAGGTGTAGTGGCTTATGTATGGATTTGGCCACATCCTTGATCTTCATTGGTTTAACCTAAGAGAGCTTAGATAAAGTAGCTTAAGGTAGTATATAGTGATAGTAACACTGTGATGTACTTATTAAAAAATTGTCTGTAATAATCACTCTTAACTAGAGGTGAATGGAACTTTGTTCCCTGCCTCCTTGATTTTATAGATGAAGTCAAGGGCCAGACGGTTCAGCGAACTTCCCAGGGTCATACCGGCATTTGATGGCAAAGCGAAGCCTGACCTGTCTTTTGTTCTTACTCACCAGCTCTGACTACTGTTGAAGGATTGATCAGCCGTGCTATCTCTGGCCTGGAGCAGGATCAGCCCACTCGAAGGGTGAGCTGGGGTTTTCTCATTGCAGCAGCTCAGgggataatttttttctgtatacttGTTCTCCTTCCCATGTGGCTGAACTGTTTCTGACTGAATGTTGGAGAACTTTGAGGGGAAGTGAATGGTGATGCTATAGCTGCCTGGATGTTACATGTGTTGTACCCCTGTCCTTTCCACTTCCCCTCCTCCACTGTACATTGAGGCCTCTTCTCAGACACTGTACCCTTACCTCTGAAGAGCCTTCCCTAACACCCTTGGGTTTTTCTGTGCTTCCTGAGTGCTCCATTGTGTCTTATATTTATTATGAcatcatatatatctatatatatatatatgaaataatataattaaaaattcagtcatCTGTCTTCTTAAGTGGACAGATAAGTCTCTAGTTTTCTTAAACAGAGCCCCATGAAAGGGTTCTTGCTTATTTACTGTTGTCGGTTACCTGGCACAAATGCCTGGACTGAATAGCTGAATGAGTGAGAAAAGGAGACTTGTCTGGCACCACCCACAAACTTCAAACTTATTTGctacttttacttatttattttttaaaattaattaatttttggctgcactgggttttcactgctgcacgtgggctctctctagttgtggcaagtgggagctgctcttcgttgcggtgcaagcttctcattgcaatgatttctcttgttgcggagcacaggctctaggtacgtgggcttagttgctccatagcatgtggaatctttccaggccagagactgaacccatgtcctgtgcattggcaggtggattcctatcctcTGGACCCCCAGGGACGTCCTTATTTACTACTTCTTGTTGTGAAGCCCAAGTGTGTTCTCAGTTACACTAAGATGAGTTGTGACTTCTTGTTGGACGTGATGGGGGCATAACTTCTATCACCAGGGCTGATCTTCTACTCTCTGTACCTGTCAGGCGAACGAAGAAGCTGTGGCTGAAAGAATTGATGAATTCATTGCCAAACTGAAAGAGCTAAAGCAAGTGGCCTCTCCTTTCACATTAGTGAGTATTGAGGGACTCCAGGTGCCCTAAACTTAGGGGAGGAGAGACCATTAAGACTGTCTGAGATCTTCCCGTGGTGCCTCAGTGTTAGATGGAGGATTGTATGTGATTTCTTGTTGTAACTGCTCGCTCTTTACCCATGTTAGATCATTGATGATCCCTCAGGGAACAGCTTTGTGGAAAACCCACATGCTCCCCGGAAAGATGATGCCCTGGTGATCACACACTATAATCGGACTCTGCAGCAAGAGGAGATGCTGGGGCTCCAGGTGAGTGCATTGAAGAAGCGAAGAATGCTCTGGAATTACCTTGCACTCTGGATTACTTGGCGTCAGCTCTGTACTTCCCTTGACTAGGGCTTTGCTCTCTGACTTCCTTGTTAAAACCCACAAGGTGGTAGGGGACATAAGCAAGCCAGAGCATTTTCTCTCCCCTCCGGGGGAGGCTGAGGTCCGTGTGCCAACATTTGATTTGCTTCTCTTCTGCTTTAGGCAGAGGCACCAGAAGAGAAGCCAGAAGAGGAGGATATCAGAAACGAAGTGAGTCACATTGGCTCTTGTGGAGGAAGCAGTGGTGGGCTGAGACTGATACCGTTCAGTATCTCTTCCTGACCAGCAACATGGGTGGCTGCCAGCGTTCCAGTAGAATGCCTGTAGCCTGAGCAGGGTTGCCCTGCCTGGGAGGGCTCACCCTGCATCCCCGTGTTGTGTTCCAGGTGCTCCAGTTCAACACAAATTGCCCAGAATGCAATGCTCCAGCCCAGACTAACATGAAGCTAGTTCGTATCTTTCATCCGGCCGTTGGGTTGCTCTTCATCTGACTCAGGCGTGAACATTATACTCAGTCTGGAAAATATTTCCTTCAAAGAAAGCATATGCTTTATTCTGAGTGATGAGGAGGATGTTGCCTTTGATGAGACTGTGCACTTTGGCTTTTGGGTTCAAAGAGAGAATTAGGCCATGGTCTCTAGGCTCTTGCGTGTGGTCTGAGCCATGTTGTCACACATTGATGAGTGGGGATTGCTGTGGGTGGTGACCTTGGCCTCTTCTGGAGGCTTGTCTGATGTAGGCTTGTGATCTGTTTCCTGCAGTCCTGGGACCAGCATCTGTTTGTGTGGGAGGTTTGGGTTTGTTCTTTCCCAGAGGGTGGTCTTGCTCTCCTGGAAGCAGATTTCCTTAATTCCCTCTTCCAGAAATCCCTCACTTTAAGGAGGTTATCATCATGGCTACCAACTGCGAGAACTGCGGCCATCGGACCAACGAGGTGGGTGGGCTTCGTCATTTGGGAAGAAGCCTAACTTGAGGGTAACCCCTATTgaactttcttcctttctaaagcTACTTAGGGTGAGGAGCTCTTGAAGCAACTAGAAATTAGCTTAGAGGAGAAAAGTTAGAAATAGCATATAACTTGTTGAAGACATTCAAAGTTAGTTATATGGAAGAGAGAGACCTATTTTTTGACTCATCTCTCAGAGGGGTGAAAGTACAGGGAGGCAGATTTTGGCTTAATAATAAAAAGCTTTCTGGGTCTGTCTGAAAATAGAGCGGTCTGCCTTGGAGGGTTGTAAATTCCCTTTTCCTGAGTGTATTCAAGcatacattttaaattcttaaaccAGAAAAACTATAAAGGGGATCTACCCATTAGATGCAGCTAAAGTCCCTTTCAACCTCGAGTCATTTTTTTCAAGGTGAATTCAGTTTCTTGGCAATCTGGGGTATGTTTTGGCAGGCTGCTGGTGCTAGGCACTCTGCTTCTGGCCAGCTCCCCCTGATTTCATCATGGATGACTGCTGCCCTTGTGGTATAGAAGGCACCGTCCTTGGAAACCAGTAGTGGGCCTGAGTGGAGGTCCAAGCCTttgtcccctccccctccccagactCCCTGCACTAGGTGAGGATGcgtctcctctgctgctgctgacgCTGCTGATGCTGTTACCATCTGTGCAGGTGAAATCTGGAGGAGCTGTGGAGCCCTTGGGCACCAGGATCACCTTCCACATCACCGATCCCTCAGATATGACCAGAGATCTGCTCAAGGTGACAGCCTGCATGGGGAAGTGACTCTCTTTCACACATGGCTCTGTGTCAAGGGGAAATTTGTCTTCGCCCAATCATGTCCTGGGGTTGTGAGGTACCTCCTTATTCCCTTGGGTCTGAGGATCCCTGAGTAGAGTTAATCGATGGTCGGAAGTGCAGATTCAGAAGGTGACTCAGGAGTGCTTTCTGATGACTTGGCAGCCTTTTGCCTCTAGTGACTGTAAGGGCCCTTGTTTCTGGACTTTTAATGACAGGATGCCTGCCAGCTTGGAGCCATGACTCAGAATGTCCCCTTTTAAAGTTGGCTTCAGGAGTGAGTCTGGCTTTAATCGAAGATTCAGAGAAAACTGGGACAGCTGACTTTGTCCTCAAACTGTTACTGGTAGTATTAATTTGGCAGGAGGACTCTGGTTagctttctccaggggctcctgATTTAAAGCCTAATTTGATCTCTCACCTTGCAGTCTGAGACATGCAGTGTGGAAATcccagagctggaatttgaactggGAATGGCTGTCCTCGGGGGCAAGTTCACCACACTGGAGGGGATGCTGAAAGACATCCGGGAACTGGTGCGTGCCCTGAGGACAGCGCATGCAGCTTCACAGTGTGGCTGAGGGGGAACGGGCTCGAAGGCTTCAAAGGTCCTGGGTTTTGGAGCTGATAAccgaggtttcttttttttaagctgatTTGAGTTAAACATTATTTTGGATTATGACATTAAGTTTATGGAAAGTTCAGAGTGGAAAATCTCAGGCCTGACTCTGGGCTGATCTAGatattttttggttttgagtAAGTCATTTATTTCACTGTAAGATGGGGGGACGAGGGCCCTTTTAGTGCCTGAAACTCCtgaacatacatgtatatgtatgtgttgaCGTAACCCATGTATTTGTTCTCTTAGTGAATCATTTCACTTAATTCTCAGTTGTTAGGTATTTTGTCTTTGTAATTGAGCTTTACTTTGTGCTTCTTCAGACAAGGACTAGAGTTCATATTTAAGAACCTTTCTATAGCTTTTGTTTCATGTTGCCCATTATCACTTTGGCAGATTAATCCACACAGTCTTAGGAGTGGCTGCCTAGGTCAGAAGGTGGTGTAGAATAAACAGACACCAGACCTCCCCAGCGggcatccctggtctctacccCTCCCCGCCAGCCCCCCGCCTCCATCAGGTTTATGGTTAAACCTAACAAACGGTGAGCCAGTATTCTAGCAATTTGGATGCCATTTCTTACAGGTAACCAAGAACCCTTTCACACTGGGTGACAGCTCCAGTCCTGGCCAGACGGAGAAACTGCAGGAGTTTAGTCAGAAGTTAGACCAGGTGAGAGGACTGGTTGGCCAGTGTTTACGGTCCTGGGGTTCCAGTGAACAAGCAGGAGGCTACACACCCCTTCTTGCCACATATCAACATCTAACATGTTGCGAATTCTCCTGTTTCCGATATCCCGCGCCATCTCCTTTCTtggttttctccctttttttgttAGAGCATCTTTTCCAGTAGCATCATGAGAAAGTGCATGGGAAGTAGAATTCCTGGGATTTTGCATGTCTGAAACTTTCTTTATTCTACTCTTGTACTAGCTGAATGGCTGGGGATAGAATTCTGggtggaaataattttttatcaGAATTTCTAAAGTCTTCCAATTTCCTGCTAATgtctttcagtttctcagtttGGCTGTTGAGAGGTTGGAAGGCATTCTGCTTCCTGATCTTTTGTTTGTGACCTATCTTATGATACTTTTCTGTCTCCTGTGATGTGAAATTCCAGAATGTACTTTGGTGTGGGTCAGTTTTCAACCATTGTTGTTAAGCACTGGGTGGGTTCTTTAAATCTGGAAAGTCATGTGGCTCAGTTCTAGGGAGCTTATAAAAACGCTCTATTGcttcttctctgttctctctttctgaGATCTCTATCTCAGTGTTTTGGATGTTAGACTGACTTGTCTGGttgtctgtaattttttttttttttggtcctatttttgtttttttatgtttgcTTTACTGTCGGAGAATAATTTTCCAGCCCTTTAATTGAGTTTTTCATTTCCACTGACATTTTGATTTTCCAAGTGGCTTTTTTTGGTCTTTCAATACTTTCTgccggctttttttttttttttttttttttaaatagcatccTGTTGTATTAAGGAGgtagtatttttttctctttgagaatattaatatttttttcttatgtttaattTTCCTTGCATAGGTTCCATTTCctcccaagtttttttttttttttttcccatttgatttCTGTCTTTCAGTGTTAGGGGCTTTGCTCAGATGTCTGGTAATCATTGGTTGTCTGTTTAAAAGTAGAGGACTAAACCACCTGAGTGGGGTGAGTCTTGTTGACATTGGGTCATTGGAGGGGATTCAGCTTAGCCATTTTGTTGAGGTGACTCCAATGCTTGAGTTGTTAAGTGTTTCCTCTTGGGCTGGTCAGATTCCCAGCAGTGCGTGTTCCATTTCCTGGCCTGAGGGTGAAGGCTTGGCTGGCAGTGTTCTGAGAGCCCAGTGTGGGAACAGGACTGGGGGTGTGTATGTTTCCAGTAAGGCTACCTTCACTTAACTTCCTGTTCTTGATGCCTTCCTGTCTACCCTCCACTGGGTCAGTGTCCCCCAGGCCATAGTGCTCTGTGCTCACCTCTCCACAGCATCCTCTATCTGCTCTTGGGATGGAGGAAGGACAATTGTTGATCTGTTTGGGGTAAGAGAGGACATAGGGATGCTTTTTAAACAACTGTCAAAGACTCTTATTTTAGATCCTCTCTACTCCACCTCTAGAAGTACCTTCATTTCACTAGTTCTTAAAACTCTGCGGGATTCTGTAGTGTAATTAGGTTGCTTGTAAATTAGGCTGGCAGACACAGCTCTTTTCCTGCAAGGAGCTATGTAAGATTTACACGATCATGCTGAATTCTGTCTCCTTTAGATCCTTGAGGGTATTTTGAAGGCTCACTTTATTATGGATGATCCGGCAGGAAACAGCTACTTGCAGGTACAGTAGACCTTCCCTGGTATTTCATAGAGATGTCTTTTTGATCTTCCTTAAATATATATCACTTCTCCAGAAACTGAGACACTCAATTCTAAATGAGTGCCTTTTATCAGGGAAACTTCTAGCAGAAATTGGAACATAAGGGAGCAAGGGGGGAGGTAGAAGGGACTGTGTgtcaagagggaaaaaaggagacTCCCAGGTTCCTTCTTCCTCTAGTCTAGCTGGAGTCCCAGCTCTCAGTACAACATGgagttttcattttgtaaatctgGCTGTAGAGTGAGAAGTGGTGCCTCATCCAGAGGCCAAGGTGGGAAACTTAAAGCTGACAAGGGAGATACTCTGGTGATTGATAGTAACTTTAAGTAGTTTGAGTAGTTATTATGGATCAGGCAAAACTT belongs to Bos indicus x Bos taurus breed Angus x Brahman F1 hybrid chromosome 15, Bos_hybrid_MaternalHap_v2.0, whole genome shotgun sequence and includes:
- the ZPR1 gene encoding zinc finger protein ZPR1, with the protein product MSAGGAVEPGLPAAAAAPSAAPARDPGPGHLFRPISAEDEEQQPTEIESLCMNCYRNGMTRLLLTKIPFFREIIVSSFSCEHCGWNNTEIQSAGRIQDQGVRYTLTVRAQEDMDREVVKTDSATTRIPELDFEIPAFSQKGALTTVEGLISRAISGLEQDQPTRRANEEAVAERIDEFIAKLKELKQVASPFTLIIDDPSGNSFVENPHAPRKDDALVITHYNRTLQQEEMLGLQAEAPEEKPEEEDIRNEVLQFNTNCPECNAPAQTNMKLVQIPHFKEVIIMATNCENCGHRTNEVKSGGAVEPLGTRITFHITDPSDMTRDLLKSETCSVEIPELEFELGMAVLGGKFTTLEGMLKDIRELVTKNPFTLGDSSSPGQTEKLQEFSQKLDQILEGILKAHFIMDDPAGNSYLQNVYAPEDDPEMKVEHYKRTFDQNEELGLNDMKTEGYETGLPAQR